The Acidobacteriota bacterium genome window below encodes:
- the rfbF gene encoding glucose-1-phosphate cytidylyltransferase codes for MKVVILCGGQGTRLREETEVRPKPMVEIGSRPILWHIMKLYAHHGLNEFVLCLGYKGYIIKDFFLNYEARMKDVTVRLGNLPAVKFHNGHDEDGWTVTLAETGDAAMTGARLHRVRRYVDRGPFCLTYGDGLGDVNITELLRFHRSHGKLGTVTGVRPPGRFGELELKDGKVEAFAEKPQATEGCINGGFFVFEPEFVDRYLEDRDDLTLESEPLQRLAADGELMVYRHDGFWQPMDTYREWKLLQDMWDTGRAPWKVWE; via the coding sequence ATGAAAGTAGTGATCCTCTGCGGAGGTCAGGGTACTCGTCTCCGTGAAGAAACTGAAGTCCGGCCAAAACCGATGGTCGAAATCGGTAGCCGCCCGATCCTTTGGCACATAATGAAGCTCTACGCTCATCACGGACTCAACGAGTTCGTGCTATGTCTGGGATACAAGGGTTACATCATCAAAGACTTCTTCCTGAACTACGAAGCGCGGATGAAAGACGTCACCGTGCGGCTGGGCAATCTTCCGGCCGTCAAGTTTCACAACGGCCACGACGAGGACGGATGGACGGTGACGCTTGCGGAGACGGGAGACGCGGCGATGACCGGCGCCCGCCTTCACCGGGTGCGCCGGTATGTGGATCGCGGGCCCTTCTGCCTGACCTACGGTGACGGGCTGGGTGATGTGAACATCACTGAGTTGCTTCGGTTCCATCGCTCGCACGGCAAGCTTGGCACAGTGACCGGCGTGCGTCCGCCGGGCCGGTTCGGCGAACTGGAGCTTAAGGACGGCAAGGTGGAGGCCTTCGCCGAAAAACCACAGGCGACCGAAGGATGCATCAACGGCGGCTTCTTTGTTTTCGAGCCCGAGTTCGTCGATCGTTATCTCGAGGACCGAGATGACCTAACGCTCGAAAGCGAGCCGCTTCAACGGCTGGCAGCCGATGGTGAGTTGATGGTCTATCGGCATGACGGCTTCTGGCAGCCGATGGATACCTATCGAGAATGGAAGCTGCTGCAAGATATGTGGGACACAGGCCGAGCGCCCTGGAAGGTATGGGAGTGA
- a CDS encoding GDP-mannose 4,6-dehydratase, with product MGVSNETKTFWRERPVLVTGSTGLLGSWLTKALIERGAFVVALIRDWVPENELFRSGMLERVCVVRGDICDRDTVERALGEYEIDTVFHLAAQTIVGIANRNPISTFESNIGGTWSVLEACRRAPTVQQIIVASSDKAYGSHERLPYSEDAALQGRHPYDVSKSCADLIAQSYATTFGLPVCVTRCGNLYGGGDLNWNRIVPGTIRSALHGERPVIRSDGSFIRDYFYVEDGALAYLMLAEQLAARRELGGEAFNFSNEIQVTVLELAQMVLRLIGREDLELDVRGEASNEITHQYLDATKARASLGWQPRYTLEEGVTRTILWYRDFLRTQASRPQTFR from the coding sequence ATGGGAGTGAGCAACGAAACGAAAACATTCTGGCGAGAGCGACCGGTCCTGGTTACTGGATCTACTGGCCTGCTTGGGAGCTGGCTGACAAAAGCCCTGATTGAGCGCGGGGCTTTTGTCGTCGCGCTCATACGCGATTGGGTGCCCGAGAACGAGTTGTTTCGCTCCGGTATGCTCGAACGAGTCTGCGTGGTGCGCGGAGATATTTGCGATCGTGACACAGTCGAGCGCGCGCTGGGCGAGTACGAGATCGACACAGTGTTTCACCTCGCGGCGCAAACAATAGTCGGCATCGCCAACCGGAACCCCATCAGCACGTTCGAGTCGAATATAGGCGGAACGTGGTCCGTGCTCGAAGCCTGCCGGCGCGCGCCCACCGTTCAACAGATCATTGTAGCTTCTTCCGACAAGGCGTACGGCAGTCACGAGCGATTACCTTACTCCGAAGACGCTGCGCTCCAGGGAAGGCATCCCTACGACGTTAGCAAGTCGTGCGCGGACCTGATCGCCCAAAGCTACGCGACGACCTTCGGCTTGCCGGTCTGCGTCACGCGGTGTGGAAACCTTTACGGCGGCGGCGATTTGAACTGGAATCGAATAGTGCCGGGCACGATAAGATCGGCATTGCACGGCGAGCGCCCGGTGATTCGCAGTGATGGTAGCTTCATTCGCGATTACTTTTATGTAGAAGACGGGGCGCTTGCTTACTTGATGCTGGCGGAACAACTGGCAGCGCGCCGCGAGCTTGGAGGCGAGGCGTTCAACTTCAGCAATGAGATTCAGGTGACGGTGCTCGAGCTGGCTCAAATGGTTCTGCGTTTGATCGGGCGTGAAGACCTCGAGCTGGACGTCCGAGGTGAAGCAAGCAACGAGATCACGCATCAATACCTCGACGCTACAAAAGCCCGCGCCTCGCTCGGGTGGCAGCCTCGCTACACCCTCGAAGAAGGCGTCACTCGAACTATCCTGTGGTATCGCGATTTTCTGAGAACGCAGGCGTCTCGCCCGCAGACGTTCCGATGA